Proteins from a genomic interval of Xylocopa sonorina isolate GNS202 chromosome 4, iyXylSono1_principal, whole genome shotgun sequence:
- the LOC143423251 gene encoding myosin-IIIb isoform X3, which yields MVDIIEMTGGGTNMAYHGLSQHVNFDVIPDPGERFVLEELIGEGTYGEVYSAHCNETGNKVAVKILENVADNIEEIEEEYLVLRDLSHHPNIPLFHGLFLKRAKPAQEEDQLWFVMELCTGGSVTDLVQGLKKRGKRLTDDQIAYILRETVEALIYLHDNHCMHRDVKGHNVLLTEDAHVKLVDFGVSSHLAATLARKNTSVGTPYWMAPEVIACEQQLDSSYDSRCDVWSVGITAIELAEGDPPLSELHPMRALFQIPRNPPPSLKNPDIHSPELLDFITECLVKDLEHRPFASELKEHPLLSNVESVVDKVREQLREEILRQRADGRVHRQPEVTTKHGKLKTDRKARPEKMYMDDLAALDMLSEDAIVDQLQHRYEQAQIYTYIGDILVAVNPFTNLGLYTGIEQKRYKGQARSDNPPHIFAVADAAYQALLHQRQNQAIVISGESGAGKTESANLLLKQLVYLSKAPNRNLEERILQINPIMEAFGNATTGINANSSRFGKYLDLTMTKGGKVTGARIYVYLLEQSRVVAQAECERNFHIFYYMYDGLEADNRLSEFYLDLNLRKNHRYLTDHCQSSQTHIDKFQQLKAAFKLLGFQDSEVDIVYRILAAILHLGDIEFGEVASEDNTDNKSDVIDTAPLHRVSQLLGVEQNDLLEALTSNSVMTRGETITRNNTVTEACAARDAMAKGLYGRLFDWMVNQINCLLCFNRSPSYEPLAIGLLDIFGFENFPRNSFEQLCINIANEQIQYYFNQHIFTWEQQEYMAEGIPVDLVEFSDNRPVLDMLLSKPMGLLALLDEESRFPRATNKSLIEKFHNNIKSKFYVRPKSDAVCFAVHHFAGRVVYQAEGFLEKNRNFLPPEVIQLVRQSQYDMVRFLFQCPITKTGNLYSAVRETDSKKLSQSNQNTKERYSSRGLASQSRAQQTVATYFRYSLMDLLQKMVSGSPQFVRCIKPNDSKSPRYFDKEKVVKQLRYTGVLETIRIRQNGFSHRIPFNEFLKRYCFLAFSYDERVIANRDNCRLLLVRLKMDGWALGRSKVFLKYYHVEFLSKLYEEQLKKIIMVQSCVRRWLARIRYKKQKWQFAVSVVTLQRHIRGWLSRKHFLEMMKKKQEEEEASVLQREQERLKQIEIERQAAKDENADKEVMDEDNAAVIIQSHFRGYTIRKRFGPELEERFKRILNHYDDKLEAHKALLREGLKNEDAALIIQRWYKKEEKVKKRKPVMKDHVHYKLRQADLIQFSQNVHMKNQEVHKNLRRNKPGVRLNDVEEPPSDYVRPEGFNMVQPIMQYRSGNQVDGEETIKYYRDLKDEMSRSRMGQVLEVNAERKERLEAQGDFAIATEQQLSDIWHKALRNPNVDQQQKETSGKVGGIMANFQSFLCSTRTNHVPNNNLRSPEGHPHRKQLAVDSSNINHSNGLRSRYVAKYNGVNERQQPFAGQQHIVNGHPVNGHQNAFNKPPNFLNGHSPFVNGHTLVDNHHGPTNGHETAINRQSISVREHSSSNNVAKTNGCLSGNNGYRNIMSACQDGLFVNKMVMKDNLVKPSRLCNDLKINLRERIKELQPAKENENLEKHRQNGLERKNGVDRLVSCQNAINGRLGAKKELTKDALGIPDDLRQVLRPSVVQKRQEIIKVNYDPEDINGPYNFRQLLRPAEYLPTESLRKRKGGLACNGVSVSKDKVPEKHVKRRAPLAPNQNKLVHSKK from the exons ATGGTTGACATCATTG AAATGACCGGTGGTGGGACCAACATGGCGTACCACGGTCTCAGCCAGCACGTCAACTTCGACGTGATACCTGACCCTGGCGAACGTTTCGTCTTGGAGGAGTTAATCGGTGAGGGCACCTACGGGGAGGTTTACAGCGCGCATTGCAACGAAACCGGGAACAAAGTCGCGGTGAAGATCCTGGAGAACGTCGCGGACAACATCGAGGAGATCGAGGAGGAGTATCTGGTGTTGCGGGACCTGAGCCACCATCCGAACATTCCGTTGTTCCACGGGCTGTTCTTGAAAAGAGCGAAGCCTGCTCAGGAAGAGGACCAATTATGGTTCGTCATGGAG CTGTGCACTGGAGGCTCTGTAACCGATCTCGTCCAAGGCCTGAAGAAACGTGGGAAACGTCTGACCGACGATCAAATAGCTTACATCCTCAGAGAAACGGTCGAGGCGTTAATTTATTTACACGACAATCACTGCATGCACCGTGACGTTAAAGGACACAACGTTTTGCTTACTGAAGACGCGCACGTGAAACTGGTCGATTTCGGCGTTTCCTCGCATCTCGCCGCGACGCTCGCGAGAAAGAACACCTCGGTTGGTACTCCATACTGGATGGCACCCGAG GTGATCGCATGTGAACAGCAACTCGATTCCTCTTACGATTCCCGATGCGACGTCTGGTCGGTTGGAATCACGGCGATCGAGCTGGCAGAGGGCGATCCGCCACTGTCCGAATTGCATCCCATGAGAGCTCTCTTTCAAATCCCTAGAAACCCACCGCCATCCCTGAAGAACCCGGACATACACTCTCCAGAATTGCTCGACTTCATTACTGAGTGTTTGGTTAAAGACCTCGAGCACAGACCGTTCGCGAGCGAATTGAAGGAGCACCCATTGCTGTCGAACGTGGAATCGGTCGTGGACAAGGTCAGAGAGCAACTTCGAGAAGAGATCCTTCGCCAACGAGCCGATGGCCGAGTTCACAGACAACCCGAGGTGACGACCAAGCATGGAAAGTTGAAGACCGACCGAAAGGCCAGGCCCGAGAAAATGTACATGGACGATCTGGCTGCTCTGGACATGCTGTCGGAGGATGCGATCGTCGATCAGTTACAACACAGATACGAACAAGCTCAAATATATACTTATATTGGAGATATACTTGTCGCTGTTAACCCATTCACTAATTTGGGACTGTACACGGGAATA GAGCAGAAGAGGTACAAAGGGCAAGCGAGGTCGGATAATCCACCTCACATCTTCGCCGTCGCCGATGCCGCGTACCAGGCGTTGCTGCATCAGCGGCAAAATCAGGCGATCGTAATTAGCGGCGAATCTGGCGCAGGGAAAACGGAAAGCGCGAATTTGCTGCTCAAGCAATTGGTTTACCTCAGCAAAGCCCCCAATCGTAACTTGGAGGAGAGGATCCTCCAGATAAATCCAATAATGGAAGCTTTCGGCAACGCGACTACCGGAATTAATGCAAATTCCTCGAGATTCGGGAAATACCTCGATTTAACGATGACAAAGGGCGGAAAAGTCACAGGCGCCAGGATATACGTGTATTTATTAGAACAATCCCGAGTTGTGGCTCAAGCTGA ATGCGAACGTAATTTCCACATATTTTACTACATGTACGACGGTCTCGAGGCAGACAACCGCCTCTCAGAATTCTATCTGGACCTGAACCTGCGCAAGAACCATCGATACTTAACAGACCATTGCCAATCCTCTCAGACGCATATCGATAAATTCCAACAATTAAAAGCTGCGTTCAAATTGCTTGGCTTTCAAGACAGCGAAGTGGACATAGTGTATCGTATCCTAGCAGCGATACTCCATCTTGGTGACATCGAGTTTGGCGAAGTGGCCAGTGAGGATAACACCGATAACAAAAGCGATGTAATCGATACAGCACCTTTGCACAGAG TCTCGCAGTTGCTTGGCGTGGAGCAAAACGATCTTCTAGAGGCGTTAACATCGAACTCGGTTATGACCAGAGGAGAAACGATCACGCGAAACAATACGGTAACCGAGGCGTGCGCAGCGAGAGACGCGATGGCAAAAGGGCTTTACGGCCGATTGTTCGACTGGATGGTCAATCAAATCAATTGTTTGCTCTGCTTCAATCGTTCCCCGAGCTACGAACCGCTGGCTATCGGGCTACTCGACATATTCGGGTTCGAAAATTTCCCCAGGAATTCTTTCGAACAACTCTGCATCAACATCGCTAACGAGCAGATACAGTATTACTTCAATCAGCATATATTCACTTGGGAGCAACAGGAATACATGGCGGAAGGAATACCCGTCGATTTAGTCGAGTTCTCGGACAACAGACCTGTCCTCGATATGTTATTAAGTAAACCTATGGGACTCTTGGCTTTGTTAGACGAGGAAAGTCGATTTCCAAGAGCCACGAACAAATCTCTGATCG AGAAATTCCACAACAACATCAAGTCGAAGTTCTACGTTCGACCGAAATCGGACGCGGTTTGTTTCGCGGTCCACCATTTTGCAGGGCGCGTGGTTTACCAAGCGGAAGGGTTCTTAGAAAAGAACAGAAACTTCCTGCCTCCTGAAGTGATCCAACTGGTCAGGCAATCTCAATACGACATGGTTCGATTCCTGTTTCAATGTCCTATCACGAAGACCGGAAATTTGTACTCGGCTGTTCGTGAGACCGATTCGAAGAAATTGTCGCAGTCCAATCAGAACACAAAG GAGCGTTACTCCAGTCGAGGACTGGCGTCACAGTCGAGAGCCCAGCAAACGGTAGCAACCTACTTCCGGTACTCCCTTATGGACCTACTTCAGAAGATGGTATCAGGATCGCCACAATTTGTACGGTGTATAAAACCAAACGACTCGAAGAGCCCGCGGTACTTCGACAAAGAGAAAGTGGTGAAACAACTGAGATACACAGGTGTCTTGGAGACAATTAGGATTAGACAAAATGGATTCTCACATAGAATACCATTCAACGAGTTCTTAAAAAG ATATTGCTTCCTAGCGTTTTCCTACGATGAACGCGTGATCGCTAACCGTGACAATTGCCGTCTTTTGCTTGTACGTTTGAAAATGGACGGATGGGCGTTGGGAAGGTCGAAAGTTTTCCTTAAGTACTATCACGTCGAGTTCCTCTCGAAACTGTACGAGGAGCAACTTAAGAAGATCATTATGGTTCAGTCGTGCGTTCGCCGATGGTTGGCGAGGATCCGGTACAAGAAACAGAAATGGCAATTCGCTGTGTCCGTCGTAACATTGCAGCGCCACATTCGCGGATGGTTGTCACGGAAACATTTCTTAGAGATGATGAAGAAGAAACAAGAAGAGGAGGAAGCATCTGTTCTACAAAGAGAGCAAG AACGGCTAAAGCAAATTGAGATTGAGAGACAAGCGGCAAAGGACGAGAACGCGGATAAGGAAGTGATGGACGAAGACAACGCTGCAGTCATTATCCAGAGCC ATTTCAGAGGGTACACCATACGAAAACGATTTGGACCTGAGCTGGAAGAACGGTTCAAGAGGATCTTGAACCACTACGACGACAAACTGGAGGCGCACAAAGCGCTGCTACGCGAAGGTTTGAAGAACGAGGACGCAGCGTTGATCATTCAACGGTGGtacaagaaagaagaaaaggttAAGAAGAGGAAGCCAGTAATGAAAGACCACGTGCACTACAAGCTGAGACAAGCCGATCTCATACAATTTTCTCAAAAT GTTCACATGAAGAATCAGGAAGTACACAAGAATCTCCGTCGCAACAAGCCCGGAGTACGATTGAACGACGTAGAGGAACCACCCTCGGATTACGTTCGACCGGAAGGCTTCAACATGGTGCAGCCAATCATGCAATATCGAAGTGGCAATCAAGTGGACGGAGAGGAGACGATCAAGTACTATCGCGACTTGAAGGACGAGATGAGCAG GAGTCGAATGGGTCAGGTTCTGGAAGTGAATGCGgaaaggaaggagcgtttggaAGCGCAGGGCGACTTTGCGATAGCCACGGAGCAACAACTCTCGGATATATGGCACAAAGCTTTGAGAAATCCGAACGTGGATCAGCAACAAAAGGAAACCTCGGGCAAAGTCGG AGGTATCATGGCAAACTTCCAG TCGTTTCTTTGCAGTACAAGGACTAATCACGTACCTAACAACAACCTGCGGTCCCCTGAGGGCCATCCGCACCGTAAGCAACTTGCAGTCGACTCTTCGAATATCAACCATTCAAATGGCCTACGATCCAGATACGTCGCTAAATACAACGGTGTGAACGAACGTCAACAGCCTTTCGCTGGCCAACAGCATATCGTGAACGGACACCCTGTGAACGGCCATCAGAACGCGTTTAATAAACCTCCGAATTTTCTAAACGGACATTCCCCGTTCGTAAACGGGCACACGCTTGTAGATAATCATCACGGTCCCACGAATGGACACGAAACGGCAATTAACCGCCAATCGATTTCTGTTCGCGAACACTCGTCGTCGAACAACGTGGCCAAGACGAACGGGTGTCTATCCGGTAATAACGGGTACCGAAACATCATGAGCGCCTGTCAGGACGGTCTGTTCGTTAATAAAATGGTGATGAAAGACAACTTGGTCAAACCGTCGAGGCTGTGCAACGACCTGAAGATTAACCTACGCGAGCGTATAAAAGAGTTGCAGCCTGCTAAAGAGAACGAGAATTTAGAGAAGCATCGACAGAACGGTCTGGAGAGGAAGAACGGAGTCGATCGACTGGTCAGCTGTCAGAATGCCATCAATGGTCGATTAGGGGCGAAGAAAGAGCTGACGAAGGATGCGTTGGGCATCCCAGACGACCTCAGACAAGTTCTGAGACCTAGCGTGGTTCAGAAACGACAAGAAATCATCAAGGTGAATTACGACCCGGAGGATATCAACGGACCGTATAATTTCAGGCAGCTATTGAGACCGGCTGAATACCTGCCGACCGAGTCGTTGAGGAAAAGGAAAGGCGGCCTGGCCTGCAACGGGGTTTCCGTGTCGAAGGACAAAGTTCCTGAGAAACACGTGAAGAGGAGAGCGCCGTTGGCACCAAATCAGAATAAACTCGTTCACTCAAAGAAATAA
- the LOC143423251 gene encoding myosin-IIIb isoform X2, translating into MVDIIEMTGGGTNMAYHGLSQHVNFDVIPDPGERFVLEELIGEGTYGEVYSAHCNETGNKVAVKILENVADNIEEIEEEYLVLRDLSHHPNIPLFHGLFLKRAKPAQEEDQLWFVMELCTGGSVTDLVQGLKKRGKRLTDDQIAYILRETVEALIYLHDNHCMHRDVKGHNVLLTEDAHVKLVDFGVSSHLAATLARKNTSVGTPYWMAPEVIACEQQLDSSYDSRCDVWSVGITAIELAEGDPPLSELHPMRALFQIPRNPPPSLKNPDIHSPELLDFITECLVKDLEHRPFASELKEHPLLSNVESVVDKVREQLREEILRQRADGRVHRQPEVTTKHGKLKTDRKARPEKMYMDDLAALDMLSEDAIVDQLQHRYEQAQIYTYIGDILVAVNPFTNLGLYTGIEQKRYKGQARSDNPPHIFAVADAAYQALLHQRQNQAIVISGESGAGKTESANLLLKQLVYLSKAPNRNLEERILQINPIMEAFGNATTGINANSSRFGKYLDLTMTKGGKVTGARIYVYLLEQSRVVAQAECERNFHIFYYMYDGLEADNRLSEFYLDLNLRKNHRYLTDHCQSSQTHIDKFQQLKAAFKLLGFQDSEVDIVYRILAAILHLGDIEFGEVASEDNTDNKSDVIDTAPLHRVSQLLGVEQNDLLEALTSNSVMTRGETITRNNTVTEACAARDAMAKGLYGRLFDWMVNQINCLLCFNRSPSYEPLAIGLLDIFGFENFPRNSFEQLCINIANEQIQYYFNQHIFTWEQQEYMAEGIPVDLVEFSDNRPVLDMLLSKPMGLLALLDEESRFPRATNKSLIEKFHNNIKSKFYVRPKSDAVCFAVHHFAGRVVYQAEGFLEKNRNFLPPEVIQLVRQSQYDMVRFLFQCPITKTGNLYSAVRETDSKKLSQSNQNTKERYSSRGLASQSRAQQTVATYFRYSLMDLLQKMVSGSPQFVRCIKPNDSKSPRYFDKEKVVKQLRYTGVLETIRIRQNGFSHRIPFNEFLKRYCFLAFSYDERVIANRDNCRLLLVRLKMDGWALGRSKVFLKYYHVEFLSKLYEEQLKKIIMVQSCVRRWLARIRYKKQKWQFAVSVVTLQRHIRGWLSRKHFLEMMKKKQEEEEASVLQREQERLKQIEIERQAAKDENADKEVMDEDNAAVIIQSHFRGYTIRKRFGPELEERFKRILNHYDDKLEAHKALLREGLKNEDAALIIQRWYKKEEKVKKRKPVMKDHVHYKLRQADLIQFSQNVHMKNQEVHKNLRRNKPGVRLNDVEEPPSDYVRPEGFNMVQPIMQYRSGNQVDGEETIKYYRDLKDEMSSGSDFEEDEVGWDLPLIQLENDLHPLSRSRMGQVLEVNAERKERLEAQGDFAIATEQQLSDIWHKALRNPNVDQQQKETSGKVGTRTNHVPNNNLRSPEGHPHRKQLAVDSSNINHSNGLRSRYVAKYNGVNERQQPFAGQQHIVNGHPVNGHQNAFNKPPNFLNGHSPFVNGHTLVDNHHGPTNGHETAINRQSISVREHSSSNNVAKTNGCLSGNNGYRNIMSACQDGLFVNKMVMKDNLVKPSRLCNDLKINLRERIKELQPAKENENLEKHRQNGLERKNGVDRLVSCQNAINGRLGAKKELTKDALGIPDDLRQVLRPSVVQKRQEIIKVNYDPEDINGPYNFRQLLRPAEYLPTESLRKRKGGLACNGVSVSKDKVPEKHVKRRAPLAPNQNKLVHSKK; encoded by the exons ATGGTTGACATCATTG AAATGACCGGTGGTGGGACCAACATGGCGTACCACGGTCTCAGCCAGCACGTCAACTTCGACGTGATACCTGACCCTGGCGAACGTTTCGTCTTGGAGGAGTTAATCGGTGAGGGCACCTACGGGGAGGTTTACAGCGCGCATTGCAACGAAACCGGGAACAAAGTCGCGGTGAAGATCCTGGAGAACGTCGCGGACAACATCGAGGAGATCGAGGAGGAGTATCTGGTGTTGCGGGACCTGAGCCACCATCCGAACATTCCGTTGTTCCACGGGCTGTTCTTGAAAAGAGCGAAGCCTGCTCAGGAAGAGGACCAATTATGGTTCGTCATGGAG CTGTGCACTGGAGGCTCTGTAACCGATCTCGTCCAAGGCCTGAAGAAACGTGGGAAACGTCTGACCGACGATCAAATAGCTTACATCCTCAGAGAAACGGTCGAGGCGTTAATTTATTTACACGACAATCACTGCATGCACCGTGACGTTAAAGGACACAACGTTTTGCTTACTGAAGACGCGCACGTGAAACTGGTCGATTTCGGCGTTTCCTCGCATCTCGCCGCGACGCTCGCGAGAAAGAACACCTCGGTTGGTACTCCATACTGGATGGCACCCGAG GTGATCGCATGTGAACAGCAACTCGATTCCTCTTACGATTCCCGATGCGACGTCTGGTCGGTTGGAATCACGGCGATCGAGCTGGCAGAGGGCGATCCGCCACTGTCCGAATTGCATCCCATGAGAGCTCTCTTTCAAATCCCTAGAAACCCACCGCCATCCCTGAAGAACCCGGACATACACTCTCCAGAATTGCTCGACTTCATTACTGAGTGTTTGGTTAAAGACCTCGAGCACAGACCGTTCGCGAGCGAATTGAAGGAGCACCCATTGCTGTCGAACGTGGAATCGGTCGTGGACAAGGTCAGAGAGCAACTTCGAGAAGAGATCCTTCGCCAACGAGCCGATGGCCGAGTTCACAGACAACCCGAGGTGACGACCAAGCATGGAAAGTTGAAGACCGACCGAAAGGCCAGGCCCGAGAAAATGTACATGGACGATCTGGCTGCTCTGGACATGCTGTCGGAGGATGCGATCGTCGATCAGTTACAACACAGATACGAACAAGCTCAAATATATACTTATATTGGAGATATACTTGTCGCTGTTAACCCATTCACTAATTTGGGACTGTACACGGGAATA GAGCAGAAGAGGTACAAAGGGCAAGCGAGGTCGGATAATCCACCTCACATCTTCGCCGTCGCCGATGCCGCGTACCAGGCGTTGCTGCATCAGCGGCAAAATCAGGCGATCGTAATTAGCGGCGAATCTGGCGCAGGGAAAACGGAAAGCGCGAATTTGCTGCTCAAGCAATTGGTTTACCTCAGCAAAGCCCCCAATCGTAACTTGGAGGAGAGGATCCTCCAGATAAATCCAATAATGGAAGCTTTCGGCAACGCGACTACCGGAATTAATGCAAATTCCTCGAGATTCGGGAAATACCTCGATTTAACGATGACAAAGGGCGGAAAAGTCACAGGCGCCAGGATATACGTGTATTTATTAGAACAATCCCGAGTTGTGGCTCAAGCTGA ATGCGAACGTAATTTCCACATATTTTACTACATGTACGACGGTCTCGAGGCAGACAACCGCCTCTCAGAATTCTATCTGGACCTGAACCTGCGCAAGAACCATCGATACTTAACAGACCATTGCCAATCCTCTCAGACGCATATCGATAAATTCCAACAATTAAAAGCTGCGTTCAAATTGCTTGGCTTTCAAGACAGCGAAGTGGACATAGTGTATCGTATCCTAGCAGCGATACTCCATCTTGGTGACATCGAGTTTGGCGAAGTGGCCAGTGAGGATAACACCGATAACAAAAGCGATGTAATCGATACAGCACCTTTGCACAGAG TCTCGCAGTTGCTTGGCGTGGAGCAAAACGATCTTCTAGAGGCGTTAACATCGAACTCGGTTATGACCAGAGGAGAAACGATCACGCGAAACAATACGGTAACCGAGGCGTGCGCAGCGAGAGACGCGATGGCAAAAGGGCTTTACGGCCGATTGTTCGACTGGATGGTCAATCAAATCAATTGTTTGCTCTGCTTCAATCGTTCCCCGAGCTACGAACCGCTGGCTATCGGGCTACTCGACATATTCGGGTTCGAAAATTTCCCCAGGAATTCTTTCGAACAACTCTGCATCAACATCGCTAACGAGCAGATACAGTATTACTTCAATCAGCATATATTCACTTGGGAGCAACAGGAATACATGGCGGAAGGAATACCCGTCGATTTAGTCGAGTTCTCGGACAACAGACCTGTCCTCGATATGTTATTAAGTAAACCTATGGGACTCTTGGCTTTGTTAGACGAGGAAAGTCGATTTCCAAGAGCCACGAACAAATCTCTGATCG AGAAATTCCACAACAACATCAAGTCGAAGTTCTACGTTCGACCGAAATCGGACGCGGTTTGTTTCGCGGTCCACCATTTTGCAGGGCGCGTGGTTTACCAAGCGGAAGGGTTCTTAGAAAAGAACAGAAACTTCCTGCCTCCTGAAGTGATCCAACTGGTCAGGCAATCTCAATACGACATGGTTCGATTCCTGTTTCAATGTCCTATCACGAAGACCGGAAATTTGTACTCGGCTGTTCGTGAGACCGATTCGAAGAAATTGTCGCAGTCCAATCAGAACACAAAG GAGCGTTACTCCAGTCGAGGACTGGCGTCACAGTCGAGAGCCCAGCAAACGGTAGCAACCTACTTCCGGTACTCCCTTATGGACCTACTTCAGAAGATGGTATCAGGATCGCCACAATTTGTACGGTGTATAAAACCAAACGACTCGAAGAGCCCGCGGTACTTCGACAAAGAGAAAGTGGTGAAACAACTGAGATACACAGGTGTCTTGGAGACAATTAGGATTAGACAAAATGGATTCTCACATAGAATACCATTCAACGAGTTCTTAAAAAG ATATTGCTTCCTAGCGTTTTCCTACGATGAACGCGTGATCGCTAACCGTGACAATTGCCGTCTTTTGCTTGTACGTTTGAAAATGGACGGATGGGCGTTGGGAAGGTCGAAAGTTTTCCTTAAGTACTATCACGTCGAGTTCCTCTCGAAACTGTACGAGGAGCAACTTAAGAAGATCATTATGGTTCAGTCGTGCGTTCGCCGATGGTTGGCGAGGATCCGGTACAAGAAACAGAAATGGCAATTCGCTGTGTCCGTCGTAACATTGCAGCGCCACATTCGCGGATGGTTGTCACGGAAACATTTCTTAGAGATGATGAAGAAGAAACAAGAAGAGGAGGAAGCATCTGTTCTACAAAGAGAGCAAG AACGGCTAAAGCAAATTGAGATTGAGAGACAAGCGGCAAAGGACGAGAACGCGGATAAGGAAGTGATGGACGAAGACAACGCTGCAGTCATTATCCAGAGCC ATTTCAGAGGGTACACCATACGAAAACGATTTGGACCTGAGCTGGAAGAACGGTTCAAGAGGATCTTGAACCACTACGACGACAAACTGGAGGCGCACAAAGCGCTGCTACGCGAAGGTTTGAAGAACGAGGACGCAGCGTTGATCATTCAACGGTGGtacaagaaagaagaaaaggttAAGAAGAGGAAGCCAGTAATGAAAGACCACGTGCACTACAAGCTGAGACAAGCCGATCTCATACAATTTTCTCAAAAT GTTCACATGAAGAATCAGGAAGTACACAAGAATCTCCGTCGCAACAAGCCCGGAGTACGATTGAACGACGTAGAGGAACCACCCTCGGATTACGTTCGACCGGAAGGCTTCAACATGGTGCAGCCAATCATGCAATATCGAAGTGGCAATCAAGTGGACGGAGAGGAGACGATCAAGTACTATCGCGACTTGAAGGACGAGATGAGCAG TGGTTCGGACTTCGAAGAAGACGAAGTTGGTTGGGACTTACCGTTGATACAGCTAGAAAATGACCTTCACCCATTGTCGAG GAGTCGAATGGGTCAGGTTCTGGAAGTGAATGCGgaaaggaaggagcgtttggaAGCGCAGGGCGACTTTGCGATAGCCACGGAGCAACAACTCTCGGATATATGGCACAAAGCTTTGAGAAATCCGAACGTGGATCAGCAACAAAAGGAAACCTCGGGCAAAGTCGG TACAAGGACTAATCACGTACCTAACAACAACCTGCGGTCCCCTGAGGGCCATCCGCACCGTAAGCAACTTGCAGTCGACTCTTCGAATATCAACCATTCAAATGGCCTACGATCCAGATACGTCGCTAAATACAACGGTGTGAACGAACGTCAACAGCCTTTCGCTGGCCAACAGCATATCGTGAACGGACACCCTGTGAACGGCCATCAGAACGCGTTTAATAAACCTCCGAATTTTCTAAACGGACATTCCCCGTTCGTAAACGGGCACACGCTTGTAGATAATCATCACGGTCCCACGAATGGACACGAAACGGCAATTAACCGCCAATCGATTTCTGTTCGCGAACACTCGTCGTCGAACAACGTGGCCAAGACGAACGGGTGTCTATCCGGTAATAACGGGTACCGAAACATCATGAGCGCCTGTCAGGACGGTCTGTTCGTTAATAAAATGGTGATGAAAGACAACTTGGTCAAACCGTCGAGGCTGTGCAACGACCTGAAGATTAACCTACGCGAGCGTATAAAAGAGTTGCAGCCTGCTAAAGAGAACGAGAATTTAGAGAAGCATCGACAGAACGGTCTGGAGAGGAAGAACGGAGTCGATCGACTGGTCAGCTGTCAGAATGCCATCAATGGTCGATTAGGGGCGAAGAAAGAGCTGACGAAGGATGCGTTGGGCATCCCAGACGACCTCAGACAAGTTCTGAGACCTAGCGTGGTTCAGAAACGACAAGAAATCATCAAGGTGAATTACGACCCGGAGGATATCAACGGACCGTATAATTTCAGGCAGCTATTGAGACCGGCTGAATACCTGCCGACCGAGTCGTTGAGGAAAAGGAAAGGCGGCCTGGCCTGCAACGGGGTTTCCGTGTCGAAGGACAAAGTTCCTGAGAAACACGTGAAGAGGAGAGCGCCGTTGGCACCAAATCAGAATAAACTCGTTCACTCAAAGAAATAA